In the Clostridium beijerinckii genome, one interval contains:
- a CDS encoding 3D domain-containing protein — protein MSKLEKCVCVTYICLAIVLGGLAAYCKVTFGEINYSGLIARKDKKPSDVNVNTTNNNESIEKVLTAAPKVPIKAELTAYCNCAICSEAWGSETAMQTHTRVGTIAVPKNIPLGSKIYIPDLKDYKDDGIFDAEDRGGAVKVKSDGTYIIDVWLPTHEQVKEFGRKKTTVYLIK, from the coding sequence TTGTCGAAATTAGAGAAATGTGTATGCGTAACATACATATGTTTAGCAATTGTCTTAGGTGGGCTTGCAGCTTATTGTAAAGTAACATTTGGTGAAATAAATTACAGCGGCTTAATAGCTAGAAAAGATAAGAAGCCCTCTGATGTAAATGTGAATACTACTAATAACAATGAGAGCATAGAAAAAGTATTAACTGCCGCACCTAAAGTGCCGATAAAAGCAGAATTAACAGCCTACTGTAATTGCGCTATATGCTCAGAAGCTTGGGGCTCAGAAACCGCAATGCAGACCCATACTAGAGTTGGAACTATAGCTGTACCTAAAAATATTCCGTTAGGAAGTAAAATATATATTCCGGATTTAAAAGATTATAAAGATGACGGTATTTTTGATGCAGAAGATAGAGGTGGCGCAGTTAAAGTTAAAAGCGATGGCACCTATATAATAGATGTGTGGCTTCCAACCCATGAGCAAGTCAAGGAATTTGGAAGAAAAAAGACTACAGTTTATCTAATAAAATAA
- a CDS encoding GTP pyrophosphokinase has protein sequence MGQSKENDQIFWDSRENIISPELVEERIEEMNETLLVYRSAIKEVKTKLDILDDELKIKRKRNPIEYMKSRVKTPSSIMDKLKRKGFEMSIESAKKNLNDIAGIRVICSFVGDIYDIANMLIRQDDITLIEEKDYINSPKPNGYRSLHLVIEVPIFFSDHVEPVRVEVQIRTIAMDFWASLEHKLYYKTSGDGPLHITQDLKECAELIASTDMRMQDIQRKVEKLR, from the coding sequence ATGGGTCAATCAAAAGAAAATGATCAAATATTTTGGGACAGTAGAGAAAACATTATATCACCAGAATTAGTTGAAGAAAGAATAGAAGAGATGAATGAAACGTTACTTGTTTATAGATCAGCAATAAAGGAAGTTAAGACTAAATTAGATATTTTAGATGATGAACTTAAGATAAAGAGGAAGAGGAATCCGATTGAATACATGAAATCTAGAGTGAAGACTCCAAGCAGTATTATGGATAAACTTAAACGTAAAGGGTTCGAAATGAGCATTGAATCTGCTAAAAAGAATTTAAATGATATTGCGGGAATTAGAGTTATCTGTTCTTTTGTAGGTGATATATATGATATCGCCAATATGCTAATAAGACAGGATGATATAACACTAATTGAAGAAAAAGATTATATAAACAGTCCTAAGCCAAATGGCTATAGAAGTCTTCATTTAGTTATAGAGGTTCCAATATTTTTTTCGGATCATGTGGAGCCAGTCAGAGTTGAAGTTCAAATTAGAACGATAGCTATGGACTTTTGGGCTAGTCTTGAGCATAAATTATATTATAAGACATCTGGAGATGGACCGCTGCATATTACGCAAGACTTAAAGGAATGTGCGGAGCTTATAGCATCTACAGATATGAGGATGCAGGATATACAAAGAAAGGTAGAAAAACTAAGATAG
- a CDS encoding nitroreductase family protein, with translation MIKELVLKNRSYRRFYQDKSVDMNTLRDLVDLARLSPSGANKQVLRYILSNEKEQNEKISKCIFWAGYYKDWDGPKEGEKPSAYIVVLKDTSLGQGAPQDDGIAVQSMLLGAVENNLGGCIIGNIDRKNLREELNLDEKFEISLVVALGYPKEEVVIENINESGDVKYWRDDKQVHHVPKRTLDDLIL, from the coding sequence ATGATAAAAGAGCTTGTATTGAAAAATAGGTCATATAGGAGGTTTTATCAGGATAAGAGCGTTGATATGAATACTTTAAGAGACTTGGTGGATTTAGCGAGGCTATCACCATCAGGAGCTAATAAACAAGTATTAAGGTATATTTTATCAAATGAAAAAGAACAAAATGAAAAAATAAGTAAATGCATATTTTGGGCAGGTTACTATAAGGATTGGGATGGTCCTAAAGAAGGCGAAAAACCAAGTGCTTATATAGTAGTACTAAAGGATACGAGTCTTGGCCAAGGTGCGCCGCAAGATGATGGCATAGCAGTACAAAGTATGTTACTTGGAGCTGTTGAAAATAATTTGGGCGGATGCATTATAGGAAATATAGATAGAAAGAATCTAAGAGAAGAACTCAATTTAGATGAAAAATTTGAAATTTCCTTGGTAGTAGCTCTTGGTTATCCTAAAGAAGAAGTAGTTATAGAAAATATAAATGAATCTGGAGATGTAAAGTATTGGAGAGATGACAAACAAGTACATCATGTTCCAAAAAGAACATTGGATGATTTGATTTTATAA
- a CDS encoding heavy-metal-associated domain-containing protein, producing MERIHYNVDGLANENMKTQVKNALEKIQGVDKVCVDLARGSVEVVYNAPATVEEIKSCIENTGHDAR from the coding sequence ATGGAAAGAATACATTATAATGTTGATGGATTAGCAAATGAAAATATGAAAACACAAGTTAAAAATGCACTGGAAAAAATCCAAGGTGTAGATAAGGTTTGTGTAGATCTTGCACGTGGAAGTGTTGAAGTAGTATATAATGCTCCTGCAACAGTAGAAGAAATTAAAAGCTGTATAGAGAATACAGGACATGATGCTAGATAA
- a CDS encoding secondary thiamine-phosphate synthase enzyme YjbQ, whose protein sequence is MSNLFKHSLEIKPRQSMVDITSYIREDIKNSNIRNGIIVVYCPHTTAGITINENADPDVVSDLIYGFEKIYPTTDSNYKHFEGNSHSHLKSSTVGASQTLILNNGNLILGRWQNVYFCEFDGPRDRMFYVKIIEG, encoded by the coding sequence ATGTCAAATTTATTTAAACACTCTCTCGAAATTAAACCTAGACAATCTATGGTTGATATAACTTCTTATATAAGAGAAGATATTAAAAACAGTAATATTAGAAATGGAATCATAGTAGTTTATTGCCCTCATACTACCGCTGGAATAACTATAAATGAAAATGCAGATCCAGATGTAGTTAGCGATTTAATATATGGTTTTGAAAAAATTTACCCAACCACAGATTCGAATTATAAGCATTTTGAAGGGAATTCACATTCTCACCTAAAATCTTCAACAGTAGGTGCTTCACAAACTCTTATTTTAAATAATGGCAATCTAATTTTAGGACGATGGCAAAACGTATATTTCTGCGAGTTTGATGGTCCTAGGGATAGAATGTTTTATGTAAAAATAATAGAAGGCTAA
- a CDS encoding cell wall-binding protein, with protein MIKTISFKYILMLGTLLSIVFAFQLIYDVKANGEWVYVNNSWRYYSGPEQNTGWYKYKDNWYYLDENGMAKTGWLKSEGKWYYLDTVTGKMLSGWIQNRGNWYYLNSSGEMVTGWLRYNGNLYYLNSSGVMVKDIYIGTYYLGPDGAWEEG; from the coding sequence ATGATAAAAACTATTAGTTTTAAATATATATTAATGTTAGGCACTTTATTAAGTATTGTATTTGCATTTCAATTAATTTATGATGTGAAGGCAAATGGGGAATGGGTGTATGTAAACAATAGCTGGCGATATTATAGTGGTCCCGAACAGAATACTGGTTGGTATAAATACAAAGATAATTGGTATTATTTAGATGAAAACGGTATGGCAAAAACCGGATGGCTTAAAAGTGAAGGCAAGTGGTATTATCTGGACACAGTTACAGGAAAAATGCTGAGTGGATGGATTCAAAATAGAGGGAATTGGTATTATTTAAATAGTTCTGGAGAAATGGTGACAGGGTGGCTTAGATATAATGGAAATTTATATTATTTAAATTCCTCTGGAGTAATGGTTAAGGACATATATATTGGAACTTATTATTTAGGACCAGATGGGGCATGGGAAGAAGGATAG
- a CDS encoding bacteriohemerythrin translates to MYEFKEEFKTGIDFIDEQHKVLFEIADKAYNLLKNDFTTDKYDNILELVDELRDYTSFHFKAEEEYMKKINYKRMFTQKIEHDAFIKRINEVDFRSIDENQNESISTLLQLLNDWLIEHIFENDKLIGQ, encoded by the coding sequence ATGTATGAATTTAAAGAAGAATTTAAGACTGGAATTGATTTTATTGACGAACAGCACAAAGTTCTCTTCGAAATAGCAGACAAAGCTTACAATCTACTAAAAAATGATTTTACAACTGATAAATATGATAACATATTAGAGTTAGTAGATGAGCTACGCGACTATACATCATTCCATTTTAAAGCAGAAGAAGAATATATGAAGAAAATTAACTATAAAAGAATGTTCACTCAAAAGATAGAACATGACGCTTTTATAAAAAGAATTAATGAAGTAGATTTTAGGAGTATTGATGAAAATCAGAATGAATCGATTTCTACTCTATTACAGCTTTTAAATGATTGGTTAATTGAACATATCTTTGAAAACGATAAGTTGATAGGTCAATAA
- a CDS encoding phosphatase PAP2 family protein has protein sequence MEVIQNIDNNILEFIQIHMRAPALDKIMPLITILGSKITIWTFIALILIIGKEYRKYGIMIICSLILCFIVGNLGLKPLVARIRPFNAEPILNMIHMKLPTDFSFPSGHTMCSFAPATIINYMNKRAGILALTLSTLIGFSRLYLYVHYPSDVFAGMVIGLLIGNLVIAAFNKRSLSFILS, from the coding sequence ATGGAAGTGATTCAGAACATAGATAATAATATTTTAGAATTTATACAAATCCATATGAGGGCTCCCGCTTTAGATAAGATCATGCCGCTAATAACTATTCTTGGAAGTAAAATTACTATATGGACGTTTATTGCTTTAATACTTATAATAGGAAAAGAATATAGGAAGTATGGTATTATGATCATATGCTCTTTGATATTATGTTTTATTGTAGGAAATTTAGGCTTAAAACCTTTAGTAGCCAGAATTCGTCCTTTTAATGCTGAACCAATATTAAATATGATTCATATGAAGCTGCCAACAGATTTTTCTTTTCCGTCAGGCCATACTATGTGTTCATTTGCACCAGCAACTATAATTAATTATATGAATAAAAGAGCTGGGATACTTGCATTAACTCTAAGCACATTAATAGGCTTTTCAAGGTTATACTTATATGTACATTATCCATCAGATGTTTTTGCAGGGATGGTTATTGGGCTTTTGATAGGTAATTTAGTTATTGCAGCATTTAATAAAAGATCATTAAGTTTTATTTTGAGTTAA
- a CDS encoding DUF6304 family protein, whose product MVKVKYSAIYTDNFGCEQAELYFLKGGLQFNIRDCVFYDDHFDFDFYTKRPNEHKQLFYLKDDELIEYVMDVRIPLIMTYDDEECVRESILCIKRQRNSYNNMLSLDLDGKSYTVEGYNLQELLYKMKKKLPKEYTMESDFSCMLGVYSIEANKEEDFYCFRNFEEEDDESVSSESFCLESSDFRSRDAFNGLKKYPITYIFNEYCLSKI is encoded by the coding sequence ATGGTCAAAGTAAAATATTCTGCTATATATACTGATAATTTTGGCTGTGAGCAGGCAGAACTATACTTTCTAAAAGGGGGACTTCAATTTAATATAAGAGATTGCGTCTTTTATGATGATCATTTTGATTTCGATTTTTATACTAAGAGACCTAATGAGCATAAACAACTTTTCTATTTAAAGGATGATGAATTAATAGAATATGTTATGGATGTGAGAATTCCATTAATAATGACATATGATGATGAGGAATGTGTGAGAGAATCTATATTATGCATTAAGAGACAGAGAAATTCTTATAATAATATGCTTTCACTTGATCTAGATGGAAAATCTTATACTGTTGAAGGATATAATTTGCAAGAATTATTATATAAAATGAAGAAAAAACTGCCTAAAGAATATACTATGGAATCTGATTTTTCATGTATGCTAGGTGTATATTCTATTGAAGCAAATAAAGAAGAAGATTTTTATTGTTTTAGAAATTTCGAAGAAGAAGATGATGAAAGTGTTTCTAGCGAATCTTTTTGTTTGGAATCCTCTGATTTTAGAAGTAGAGATGCTTTTAATGGACTTAAAAAGTATCCAATTACTTATATATTCAATGAATATTGTTTAAGTAAGATTTAA
- a CDS encoding aspartate ammonia-lyase, producing MKTRMESDSIGTMEVPASAYYGIQSLRAKNNFPITERKLNKEFIISLAEIKKAAAITNRDANFLTSTIANAIINACDEIICGKLHEEFIVDSIQGGAGTSANMNANEVIANRAIELLGEIKGSYNVVHPNDHVNMAQSTNDVFPTAGKLTVLKMLPKTIAELQRLYNTLKLKSLEFNNIIKMGRTQLQDAVPIRLGQSFNAFASMIKRDIERLKRAEKDMLVLNIGGTAIGTAINVSPEYFHNITPNLRKICGLNLTQSNDLIDATQNLDCFVSVSGLLKTCAVNLSKMANDLRLLSSGPKTGFAEINLPSMQNGSSIMPGKVNPVILEVVSQVAFNIIGNDLTITMAAEAGQLELNAFEPVLFYKLFESIETLQNATATLVDNCIIGITANEVRCKELLDNSVGIVTALCPYIGYQNSADIAKESLKSGISVKELVLAKGILTSEELEQILDPNLMTQLNSSLTIESKEKINQAI from the coding sequence ATGAAAACACGTATGGAATCAGACTCAATAGGAACCATGGAGGTACCAGCTAGTGCATATTACGGCATTCAATCATTAAGAGCAAAAAACAATTTTCCTATTACTGAAAGAAAATTAAATAAGGAATTTATAATTAGTCTTGCTGAAATAAAAAAAGCTGCTGCTATTACAAATAGAGATGCAAATTTCTTAACTTCAACGATTGCCAATGCTATAATAAATGCTTGCGATGAGATTATTTGCGGGAAATTACATGAAGAATTTATAGTAGATTCAATTCAAGGAGGCGCAGGAACTTCTGCTAACATGAATGCTAATGAAGTTATAGCTAATCGCGCAATTGAACTCCTTGGAGAAATTAAAGGCAGTTATAATGTTGTACACCCAAACGATCACGTAAATATGGCCCAATCTACTAATGATGTATTCCCTACAGCCGGAAAACTTACAGTTCTAAAAATGCTTCCAAAAACTATTGCAGAGCTTCAACGTTTATATAACACTCTCAAATTAAAATCGTTAGAATTTAATAATATAATTAAAATGGGACGTACTCAACTTCAAGATGCAGTTCCAATTAGACTTGGACAATCATTCAATGCTTTTGCATCGATGATAAAACGTGATATAGAACGCTTAAAAAGGGCTGAAAAAGATATGCTTGTTCTAAATATAGGGGGCACAGCTATTGGTACAGCAATAAATGTAAGCCCTGAATATTTTCATAATATAACTCCTAATTTAAGAAAAATTTGCGGTCTTAATTTAACTCAATCAAATGATTTAATTGATGCGACTCAAAATCTTGACTGTTTTGTAAGTGTATCAGGACTTCTAAAAACATGTGCAGTTAATCTATCTAAAATGGCAAATGATTTAAGACTGCTATCTAGTGGTCCAAAAACAGGTTTTGCAGAAATTAACCTGCCTTCAATGCAAAATGGTTCTTCTATTATGCCTGGAAAAGTTAATCCTGTTATTTTAGAAGTAGTCTCACAAGTTGCATTTAACATTATAGGTAATGATTTAACAATAACTATGGCAGCAGAAGCAGGTCAATTAGAGCTTAATGCTTTTGAACCCGTTCTATTCTATAAATTATTTGAATCAATAGAAACGCTTCAAAATGCTACTGCAACTTTAGTTGATAATTGTATTATAGGTATTACTGCTAATGAAGTAAGATGCAAAGAACTCTTAGACAATAGTGTTGGTATTGTAACAGCACTTTGCCCATACATTGGATACCAAAATTCTGCTGACATTGCAAAAGAATCATTAAAATCAGGAATTTCTGTAAAGGAACTTGTTCTGGCAAAAGGTATATTAACTTCTGAGGAATTAGAACAAATTCTAGATCCAAATTTAATGACACAATTGAATTCTTCACTAACAATAGAATCAAAGGAAAAAATAAATCAAGCAATATAA
- a CDS encoding Lrp/AsnC family transcriptional regulator, with protein MDKIDFKIIELLQENARYPLKHLAEEVFLSTPAVSARIEKLEQAGVITGYSAHVDPLKLGYNIKAFINLEMTPKQKPEFYPFISNCPNVLECNCVTGKYSMLIKVAYHTTLELDAFIGELQKFGNTETQIVFSTAVEHRGIDVTSEIGDK; from the coding sequence ATGGACAAGATTGATTTTAAGATTATTGAACTTCTACAAGAAAATGCTCGTTATCCACTAAAGCATTTAGCAGAGGAAGTGTTTTTATCAACTCCCGCAGTATCAGCACGTATTGAAAAATTGGAACAAGCAGGTGTTATTACAGGATATTCTGCACACGTCGATCCACTAAAGTTAGGCTATAATATTAAGGCGTTTATTAATTTGGAAATGACGCCTAAGCAGAAACCTGAGTTTTATCCTTTTATATCAAATTGCCCAAATGTACTTGAGTGCAATTGCGTAACAGGCAAGTATTCCATGTTAATAAAGGTTGCTTATCACACAACTTTAGAATTAGATGCCTTTATTGGAGAATTACAAAAGTTTGGAAATACGGAAACTCAAATAGTGTTCTCTACAGCAGTTGAGCATAGAGGAATAGATGTGACATCAGAAATTGGTGATAAATAG
- a CDS encoding alpha/beta-type small acid-soluble spore protein, with protein MASNNSGSNRTLVPEAKQGLNRLKTEVASEIGLQNYENIDKGNLSSRQNGSVGGEMVKRMIESYEQGL; from the coding sequence ATGGCATCAAATAATAGTGGAAGCAATAGAACATTAGTACCTGAAGCAAAGCAAGGTTTAAACAGATTAAAAACTGAGGTTGCATCAGAAATTGGATTACAAAACTATGAAAACATCGATAAAGGGAACCTATCTTCAAGGCAAAATGGTAGCGTTGGTGGAGAAATGGTAAAAAGAATGATAGAAAGCTACGAACAAGGGTTATAA
- a CDS encoding polysaccharide deacetylase family protein produces the protein MKEKKNRKRFNNSRRSNSIKLVKIVSLLVVIGIIAFIGINKGINSFANMATSQNSDKKDVIENPSEDEKKEFGEVPLINDNRGVPVICFHSINDDPSVKSPIIISKDKFRTQLQAIKDNGYTTLTMAQLNDYLSKGKAIPEKSVVLTFDDGYRDNYTNVFPILKEFNMNATIFVIQSYLDRDGYLTTDQVKELSSSGIIDIESHTVSHIDLPTMSYEDQLKELKNSKEKLESLINKPIISIAYPEGKYNDDTKKAFSEVGYSMGFTTERGYADRDDNSAELNRICVDYTYKPKDILKVLKNLKK, from the coding sequence ATGAAAGAAAAAAAGAATAGAAAAAGATTTAATAATAGCAGGAGAAGTAATTCTATAAAATTAGTTAAAATAGTATCACTTTTAGTTGTGATTGGAATAATTGCTTTTATTGGGATTAATAAAGGAATAAATTCTTTTGCTAATATGGCTACTAGTCAAAATAGTGATAAAAAAGATGTTATCGAAAACCCATCAGAGGATGAGAAAAAAGAGTTTGGGGAAGTACCGTTAATAAATGACAATAGAGGCGTGCCGGTAATTTGTTTTCATTCTATAAATGATGATCCTTCAGTAAAAAGCCCTATTATTATTTCAAAGGATAAATTTAGAACACAGCTTCAAGCTATTAAAGATAATGGATATACGACATTAACAATGGCTCAACTTAATGATTACCTTTCTAAGGGCAAGGCTATTCCAGAAAAAAGTGTTGTTCTAACCTTTGATGATGGATATAGAGATAATTACACTAATGTATTTCCAATATTAAAAGAGTTTAATATGAATGCAACGATTTTTGTTATACAAAGTTATTTAGATAGAGATGGATATCTAACTACTGACCAAGTTAAAGAGTTGAGTAGTAGTGGAATAATTGATATAGAGTCTCACACAGTTTCTCATATCGATCTTCCTACTATGTCATATGAAGATCAATTAAAAGAACTAAAAAATTCTAAGGAAAAGTTAGAAAGTTTAATTAATAAGCCTATAATTTCGATTGCTTATCCAGAAGGAAAATATAATGATGATACTAAGAAAGCTTTTAGTGAAGTTGGTTATTCAATGGGATTTACCACTGAAAGAGGATATGCTGACAGAGATGATAATTCCGCAGAATTAAACAGAATATGCGTAGATTATACATATAAGCCTAAAGACATTCTAAAGGTATTAAAAAACTTGAAAAAGTAA
- a CDS encoding ACT domain-containing protein, which translates to MKAILTVIGQDKVGIIAGVSQKMLEYSINILDVNQTIMQGFFTMIMVLDCKDMNATFEEVRTGLTAEGERLGVEVKIQREEIFKSMHSL; encoded by the coding sequence ATGAAAGCAATATTAACAGTAATTGGGCAGGACAAAGTTGGTATTATAGCAGGGGTTAGTCAGAAAATGTTAGAATATAGTATCAATATATTAGATGTTAATCAAACTATAATGCAAGGTTTTTTTACCATGATAATGGTACTAGACTGCAAAGATATGAATGCGACTTTTGAAGAAGTTCGTACAGGACTTACAGCAGAGGGTGAAAGACTTGGGGTAGAAGTAAAGATTCAAAGAGAAGAAATATTTAAGTCAATGCATTCACTATAA
- a CDS encoding PFL family protein: MNTNNILETIKMIEEEKLDVRTITMGISLLDCIDPDGDKARIKIYDKITKSAEHLVEVGRQIETEFGIPIVNKRVSITPMSIIAGATNETSYVEFARTLDRAAETLGIDFLGGFSALVQKGCTKGDKILISSIPEALAVTKKVCASVNVGCTKSGINMNAVRDMADVIKRTAELTKDQKGFGCAKLVVFANAVEDNPFMAGAFHGVGEAERIINVGVSGPGVVKRALEKVRGASFDVVAETIKQTAFKVTRMGELVANEASRRLNVPFGIVDLSLAPTPAVGDSVAEILEEIGLEQVGTHGTIAALAMLNDAVKKGGVMACSHVGGLSGAFIPVSEDAGMIDAVISGSLNLEKLEGMTCVCSVGLDMIAIPGDTPASTIAGMIADEAAIGVINNKTTAVRIIPAPGCEIGDMVEFGGLLGRAPVMKVNGKSSELFAQRGGRIPAPIHSFKN; the protein is encoded by the coding sequence ATGAATACTAATAATATACTTGAAACGATAAAAATGATTGAGGAAGAAAAACTTGATGTTAGAACTATAACAATGGGAATATCCTTGCTTGATTGTATAGATCCAGATGGAGATAAAGCTAGAATTAAGATATATGATAAAATTACAAAATCTGCAGAGCATTTAGTAGAGGTTGGAAGGCAAATAGAAACAGAATTTGGTATTCCAATAGTAAATAAAAGAGTTTCAATAACTCCTATGTCAATAATTGCTGGAGCTACTAATGAAACTAGCTATGTTGAATTTGCAAGAACTTTAGATAGAGCAGCAGAGACTCTTGGAATAGATTTCTTAGGTGGATTTTCAGCATTAGTTCAAAAAGGCTGTACAAAAGGTGATAAGATTTTAATAAGTTCAATTCCAGAAGCTTTAGCAGTAACAAAAAAAGTTTGTGCATCAGTTAATGTAGGATGCACAAAATCAGGAATAAACATGAACGCTGTAAGAGATATGGCGGATGTTATAAAGAGAACTGCAGAACTTACAAAAGATCAAAAAGGTTTTGGTTGCGCTAAGTTAGTTGTATTTGCAAATGCAGTAGAAGATAATCCGTTTATGGCAGGAGCTTTCCACGGAGTTGGAGAAGCTGAGAGAATTATAAATGTTGGTGTAAGCGGACCAGGCGTTGTTAAGAGAGCGCTTGAGAAAGTTAGAGGAGCATCTTTTGATGTTGTTGCTGAAACAATTAAGCAAACTGCATTTAAAGTTACAAGGATGGGAGAATTAGTTGCTAACGAAGCGTCTAGAAGATTGAATGTGCCTTTTGGTATAGTTGACTTATCTTTAGCTCCAACACCAGCCGTTGGTGACTCAGTTGCAGAAATTCTAGAAGAAATAGGACTAGAACAAGTTGGAACTCATGGTACAATTGCGGCACTTGCTATGCTTAACGATGCAGTTAAAAAAGGTGGAGTTATGGCATGTAGCCATGTTGGAGGCCTAAGTGGAGCTTTCATTCCAGTATCTGAAGATGCAGGTATGATTGATGCGGTTATAAGTGGATCATTAAATTTAGAAAAATTAGAAGGAATGACATGTGTATGCTCAGTTGGTCTTGATATGATTGCAATTCCTGGAGATACTCCAGCATCTACGATTGCAGGAATGATAGCCGATGAAGCTGCGATTGGAGTAATAAATAATAAGACTACAGCAGTTAGAATTATACCAGCACCAGGTTGTGAAATCGGTGATATGGTGGAGTTTGGTGGATTATTGGGTAGAGCACCTGTAATGAAGGTAAATGGTAAATCATCAGAATTATTTGCTCAAAGAGGTGGAAGAATTCCTGCACCTATACATTCATTTAAAAATTAA